From a region of the Helianthus annuus cultivar XRQ/B chromosome 5, HanXRQr2.0-SUNRISE, whole genome shotgun sequence genome:
- the LOC110941253 gene encoding probable receptor-like protein kinase At1g11050 produces the protein MEKHLFLFLISLLFFSSSTHASNSSSCPIDFAYVNTFPWDTSDCTTATTNATQNCCSGLRSLFGIGLSNHLHKNKSFYFPTLQASNSCFNDFQSHLSSLNIKQIFSTCLTSPEEFVANPSSCAGIMTVSDWIKTVGPKPVFESSCDGDLGGYLKCRSCLDAGMAVNSGLVSLNQNSTKCFQFTALYAAGIINRFGPEDTRTADCILAVSVSKPKSKSNSRSKKNIIFAVLGALGGTLVVLGGILVYRRCRFKRKESQLHKDYVKNVKDRVLPNTGAKWFQIEDLDAATKGFSQQNLIGQGGFGVVYKGTLSDGTVVAVKKMTSSDTEADDDFVNEAEIISKIRHRNLLPLRGFCATSDPVNGTERYLVYDFMSNGSLHDHIFDQKGSSKRLSWPQRKSIILDVANGLSYLHNGIKPAIFHRDIKATNILLDSNMKALVADFGLAKQSRDGQSQMTTRIAGTYGYVAPEYALYGQLTEKSDVYSFGIIVLEIMSGRKVLEEMNGVNSGMVLIADWAWDLVKSGRIDEVFDSSMRDGTLPKSVMGRFVRVGLLCAHVMVAIRPTISEALKMLEGDIDIPRLPDRPPPLGHESSRSSFEHSNSVWSSTQGSVFGSSHNL, from the coding sequence ATGGAAAAACACCTGTTCTTGTTTCTCATCTCTCTCCTCTTCTTCTCCTCTTCAACTCATGCATCAAACTCTTCTTCATGCCCCATAGACTTTGCCTACGTCAACACCTTCCCATGGGACACTTCCGACtgcaccactgccaccaccaacGCCACCCAAAACTGCTGCTCCGGCCTCAGGAGCCTCTTCGGCATCGGCCTCTCCAACCACCTACACAAAAACaaaagcttctatttcccaaccCTACAAGCCTCCAATTCTTGTTTCAATGACTTCCAATCCCACCTCTCTtcattaaacattaaacaaatCTTTTCCACCTGCCTCACCTCCCCCGAAGAGTTCGTCGCTAATCCGTCGAGTTGTGCGGGGATAATGACGGTTTCTGATTGGATCAAGACCGTTGGTCCCAAGCCAGTTTTTGAGTCCTCATGTGATGGAGATCTTGGTGGATATTTGAAGTGTAGATCTTGTCTTGATGCAGGTATGGCGGTTAATTCTGGGTTGGTTTCCTTGAACCAAAACTCAACCAAATGTTTTCAGTTCACTGCTCTATATGCTGCTGGAATCATCAACAGATTTGGACCCGAAGATACTCGAACTGCGGATTGTATACTCGCGGTATCTGTATCCAAACCCAAGTCTAAATCCAATTCAAGATCGAAAAAGAACATCATTTTTGCTGTTTTAGGAGCTTTGGGTGGAACCCTAGTTGTTTTAGGTGGAATCTTGGTTTACAGAAGATGTAGGTTCAAGAGGAAAGAGAGTCAGTTGCATAAAGATTATGTAAAGAATGTGAAAGATCGAGTCTTGCCCAATACCGGTGCAAAATGGTTTCAGATAGAAGATCTTGATGCAGCCACAAAAGGGTTTTCACAACAAAATTTGATTGGTCAAGGTGGGTTTGGGGTTGTTTACAAAGGAACCCTCTCTGATGGAACTGTTGTTGCTGTGAAAAAGATGACTAGCTCCGACACAGAAGCTGATGATGATTTTGTTAACGAGGCTGAGATTATAAGCAAGATCCGGCATCGGAATCTTCTGCCGTTGAGAGGGTTTTGTGCTACAAGCGATCCGGTTAATGGGACCGAAAGGTATCTTGTTTATGATTTTATGTCGAATGGTAGTTTACATGATCATATATTTGATCAAAAGGGGTCAAGCAAAAGGTTAAGTTGGCCTCAAAGAAAGTCTATTATTCTTGATGTGGCTAATGGGCTGTCTTATTTGCATAATGGGATTAAACCCGCAATATTTCATCGCGATATAAAGGCAACAAATATCCTACTGGATTCGAATATGAAAGCATTAGTTGCAGATTTCGGATTAGCTAAGCAAAGTAGAGATGGACAGTCTCAAATGACTACAAGAATTGCGGGGACTTATGGTTATGTGGCTCCTGAATATGCGCTTTATGGACAACTGACAGAAAAGAGTGATGTTTATAGCTTTGGGATCATAGTTCTCGAGATCATGAGTGGGAGAAAGGTGCTTGAAGAGATGAATGGAGTGAACTCTGGGATGGTTTTGATTGCGGATTGGGCATGGGATTTGGTGAAATCGGGTAGAATTGATGAGGTTTTTGATAGTTCAATGAGAGATGGAACGTTGCCAAAGAGTGTGATGGGTAGATTTGTAAGAGTTGGATTATTATGTGCTCATGTGATGGTGGCAATTCGGCCTACGATTTCTGAAGCTCTCAAAATGTTGGAAGGTGACATTGATATCCCACGGTTGCCGGACCGCCCACCGCCTCTTGGTCACGAGTCGTCTAGATCAAGTTTCGAGCATAGCAACAGTGTGTGGTCGAGCACCCAAGGATCTGTGTTTGGTTCTAGTCACAACCTTTGA